From Paenibacillus physcomitrellae, the proteins below share one genomic window:
- a CDS encoding amino acid ABC transporter permease, whose amino-acid sequence MDFTILTDYFGDYMEGFRGTLLSSLLALVGSFALGALIAVFRIGPLRALRWLGTGYVEFIRNIPLLLVVYVFYYGPAAFGIPLDGFTAGTIGLAVYTSSFIAEAIRAGIMAIPKGQTEAARSSGLTYGQTMVHIILPQAIRLVIPPLGNQFINLIKNSSVLTIVAGLDLMYFADIVNSDTFRTFDTYIFVALFYLVLTLPLSYGVRVWERRLQRKY is encoded by the coding sequence ATGGATTTTACGATATTAACCGATTATTTCGGCGATTACATGGAAGGCTTTCGCGGGACGCTGCTATCCAGCCTGCTGGCGCTTGTCGGCAGCTTTGCATTAGGAGCGTTGATTGCCGTATTCCGGATTGGCCCTTTACGGGCTTTGCGCTGGCTGGGGACGGGATATGTGGAATTTATCCGCAATATCCCGCTGCTGCTGGTGGTATACGTTTTTTATTATGGCCCTGCGGCCTTCGGCATCCCGCTGGACGGTTTCACGGCCGGGACGATCGGGCTTGCGGTTTACACTTCCTCTTTTATCGCTGAAGCGATCCGTGCAGGCATCATGGCGATCCCCAAAGGCCAGACCGAGGCTGCGCGTTCATCGGGTTTGACCTACGGGCAGACGATGGTTCACATTATTTTGCCTCAAGCGATCAGGCTGGTTATCCCGCCGCTTGGCAACCAGTTTATCAATCTGATCAAAAATTCGTCCGTACTGACGATCGTCGCCGGGCTGGACCTGATGTATTTTGCCGATATTGTCAATTCGGATACGTTCCGCACGTTTGACACTTATATCTTTGTTGCGCTGTTCTACCTGGTGCTGACTCTGCCGCTAAGTTATGGGGTCCGGGTTTGGGAGCGGCGGCTGCAGCGTAAATATTGA
- a CDS encoding amino acid ABC transporter permease, producing the protein MDFAGAYSADNLRFLSDGLWMTLIVAGASIVLSFLIGCVIGVIRYVKLPVLSPVLFVVVELIRNLPLLLIIFFIRFALPEVGVKLGLVTAAIAALTIFEAAMISEIVRGGLTSIDKGQIEAARSSGLSAFQALWHIVLPQGLRRMVPPLVSQFISLLKDTSLAVVISLPELMHHAGIVIGHGYSYTIPILLLVALIYFTVNFVLSLVSRRLEARHV; encoded by the coding sequence TTGGATTTTGCAGGAGCTTACAGTGCGGATAATTTACGGTTTCTGTCAGATGGATTGTGGATGACGCTGATCGTCGCCGGAGCTTCGATTGTGCTCAGCTTTCTGATCGGCTGCGTGATAGGCGTCATCCGTTATGTGAAGCTTCCGGTATTATCGCCGGTACTGTTCGTCGTCGTAGAGCTGATCCGGAATTTGCCGCTGCTTCTGATTATTTTTTTTATCCGGTTTGCCTTGCCGGAGGTAGGCGTTAAGCTCGGTCTGGTTACGGCCGCCATTGCAGCATTGACGATATTTGAAGCGGCCATGATTTCCGAAATTGTACGGGGAGGGTTAACCTCCATCGACAAAGGTCAAATCGAAGCGGCGCGTTCATCGGGGCTGAGCGCCTTTCAGGCATTATGGCATATCGTACTGCCTCAAGGGCTGCGGCGAATGGTGCCTCCCCTGGTCAGCCAATTTATTTCGCTGCTTAAGGATACATCGCTGGCAGTCGTGATTTCTCTGCCGGAACTCATGCACCATGCCGGTATTGTGATTGGACACGGTTACAGCTATACAATTCCGATTTTGCTGCTCGTAGCGTTGATTTATTTTACGGTCAATTTTGTGCTGTCGCTGGTTTCCAGAAGGCTGGAGGCCCGGCATGTATAG
- a CDS encoding sensor histidine kinase, which translates to MGTAFFSIKDFGGLRGTRKRHERVLDQSPALWGSFKSVYVQIAVVALGTALAGELKINPFDGDIFRIGLGSSAFLLFLLLLRRLPYILTGAVTGAVVLMFRMGLDQALGHDLTPIASATRHCSAAVYYLVFAVGMSVIKPRLDRFYPLVLGAVTAVVDLMSNEAELLTRLLVTGTTTFELNEWTFLMAIAMLRTYFVTGIYSSIAISRMRIVQEEQNRRIEQMLSVSSGLYGEVFYLKKSIGTLENVTLGSYELYRRLADEGLQEHKQKVLGLTQQIHEVKKDSQRILAGLIKLTDREVPGDMPLSSLLQYTVRSNQQYAEMLGKSIIFTQKMSCDYVTSSYIPLLTLLGNLTANAVEAIRTKGQIHLEVREQGELTFLLVSDSGGGIPPEDRELLFEPGFTTKFDDEGIAATGIGLSHVRDIAERLEGEITIGTAPGLGGAWFQVRIPTEKLRASTPSDPNSMQESSFERLLV; encoded by the coding sequence ATGGGGACAGCTTTTTTCAGCATCAAAGATTTTGGAGGGTTGCGTGGAACACGCAAAAGGCACGAAAGGGTTCTCGATCAAAGCCCGGCATTATGGGGGAGTTTTAAATCCGTTTATGTTCAAATTGCCGTTGTCGCGTTAGGTACGGCGCTTGCCGGAGAGCTGAAGATCAACCCTTTTGATGGAGATATTTTCAGGATCGGCCTTGGCAGCAGCGCTTTTTTGCTGTTTCTGCTGCTGCTCAGACGTTTGCCTTATATCTTGACCGGAGCGGTGACCGGAGCGGTTGTGCTGATGTTTCGCATGGGGCTGGATCAGGCTTTGGGCCATGATCTGACACCGATTGCCAGTGCCACCCGCCACTGCTCGGCTGCCGTATATTATCTGGTGTTTGCGGTGGGAATGAGCGTTATCAAGCCGCGGCTTGACCGGTTTTATCCCTTAGTGCTGGGGGCGGTGACGGCGGTCGTCGATCTGATGTCCAATGAAGCGGAGCTGCTGACCCGGCTGCTCGTTACCGGCACAACAACGTTTGAACTAAATGAATGGACTTTCCTTATGGCGATTGCGATGCTCCGCACGTATTTTGTCACCGGAATTTACAGCAGCATCGCCATCAGCCGGATGCGCATCGTGCAGGAGGAGCAGAACCGCAGGATCGAGCAGATGCTCAGTGTCAGTTCGGGACTGTACGGCGAGGTTTTTTACCTCAAGAAATCGATAGGCACACTGGAAAATGTAACGCTCGGCAGCTATGAGCTGTACCGGCGTCTAGCGGACGAAGGGCTTCAGGAGCACAAGCAGAAGGTGCTTGGCCTTACGCAGCAAATTCATGAGGTGAAGAAGGATTCACAGCGTATTTTGGCCGGGTTGATCAAGCTGACGGACCGCGAGGTTCCGGGCGATATGCCACTTTCTAGCCTGCTCCAGTATACGGTCAGAAGCAATCAGCAGTATGCGGAGATGCTGGGAAAAAGTATTATTTTTACGCAAAAAATGTCCTGTGATTACGTCACCTCCAGCTACATCCCCCTGCTTACGCTGCTTGGCAATTTAACGGCAAACGCAGTTGAAGCGATCCGTACTAAAGGACAAATTCATCTTGAGGTTCGTGAACAGGGGGAGCTGACGTTTCTGTTGGTCAGTGACAGCGGAGGCGGAATCCCGCCGGAAGATCGGGAGCTGCTGTTTGAACCGGGGTTTACGACCAAATTTGATGACGAAGGTATTGCGGCAACGGGAATTGGCCTTTCCCATGTCCGTGATATAGCGGAGCGGCTCGAAGGAGAAATTACGATTGGTACGGCACCAGGACTTGGCGGAGCCTGGTTTCAGGTTCGGATTCCAACGGAGAAACTGCGAGCAAGCACGCCTTCTGATCCAAATAGCATGCAAGAATCCTCGTTTGAAAGGCTGCTTGTTTAA
- a CDS encoding glutamate ABC transporter substrate-binding protein, with protein MKNRLKKRWLPLGIAAVCAMLLLAACGNKESGGNAGSAASGALDKIKERGKLIVGVKYDTKLFGLKDPASGNVEGFDVDISKAIAKHILGDENAIELKEVTSKTRIPMLNNGEIDMIVATMTITEERKKEADFSDVYFQAGQSLLVKKGSPIHGIEDVTSSTTVLGTKGSTSVKNIRDKVSGVKVLEFDNYQDAFNALKSGQGDALTTDDAILYGMAAQDSNYEVVGKPFTDEPYGIAVQKGNSDIVQAVNDTLKELHDSGEYDEIYEKWIGKKPAE; from the coding sequence TGCTCCTGCTGGCCGCTTGCGGCAATAAGGAGTCCGGCGGCAATGCAGGTTCAGCGGCATCAGGTGCTCTGGATAAAATCAAGGAACGCGGAAAGCTGATCGTCGGCGTCAAATACGACACCAAGCTGTTTGGCCTGAAGGACCCGGCTAGCGGCAATGTAGAGGGGTTTGACGTTGACATTTCCAAGGCGATTGCCAAACACATTCTCGGTGACGAAAATGCGATTGAGCTGAAGGAGGTCACCTCCAAGACGCGGATTCCAATGCTGAACAATGGCGAAATCGATATGATTGTGGCCACGATGACGATTACGGAGGAACGCAAGAAGGAAGCGGATTTCTCGGACGTGTATTTCCAGGCCGGTCAATCGCTGCTGGTGAAGAAAGGCAGCCCGATTCACGGGATCGAGGACGTAACTTCCAGCACGACCGTGCTGGGAACCAAAGGTTCAACTTCTGTCAAGAACATCCGCGACAAAGTATCCGGCGTCAAAGTGCTGGAGTTCGACAACTATCAGGATGCGTTTAACGCATTGAAATCCGGCCAAGGCGATGCCTTGACGACGGATGATGCCATTCTTTACGGCATGGCCGCCCAGGATTCGAATTACGAGGTCGTGGGCAAGCCGTTCACCGATGAACCTTACGGCATCGCGGTGCAGAAGGGGAACTCCGATATCGTGCAGGCTGTCAACGATACACTCAAAGAGCTGCATGACAGCGGGGAATATGATGAAATTTACGAAAAATGGATTGGCAAAAAGCCTGCCGAATAA